One part of the Streptococcus sp. oral taxon 431 genome encodes these proteins:
- a CDS encoding ribose-phosphate diphosphokinase, with product MSFSDLKLFALSSNRELAERVAQEIGIELGKSTVRQFSDGEIQVNIEESIRGKHVFILQSTSSPVNDNLLEILIMVDALKRASAESVNVVMPYYGYARQDRKARAREPITSKLVANMLEVAGVDRLLTIDLHAAQIQGFFDIPVDHLMGAPLIADYFERRGMVGSDYVVVSPDHGGVTRARKLAEFLKTPIAIIDKRRSVDKMNTSEVMNIIGKVEGKTCILIDDMIDTAGTICHAADALAEAGAVEVYASCTHPVLSGPAMDNIQKSAIKKLVVLDTIYLPEERLIDKIEQISIAHLLADAIIRIHEKRPLSPLFSIEKKI from the coding sequence ATGTCTTTTTCTGATTTAAAGCTGTTTGCCCTTTCTTCAAATAGAGAATTGGCAGAGCGTGTGGCGCAAGAGATTGGGATAGAGTTGGGAAAATCGACTGTACGTCAATTTTCAGATGGAGAAATTCAAGTTAATATCGAAGAATCGATTCGTGGGAAACATGTCTTTATCCTACAATCAACTAGCTCACCTGTAAATGACAATCTGCTAGAAATTTTGATTATGGTAGATGCTTTGAAACGTGCCAGTGCAGAATCTGTCAACGTTGTTATGCCTTACTATGGTTATGCACGTCAGGATAGAAAGGCGAGAGCGCGTGAGCCAATCACTTCAAAACTTGTAGCAAATATGCTTGAAGTAGCTGGAGTGGATCGTTTGCTGACGATTGACTTGCACGCTGCGCAGATTCAGGGATTCTTTGATATTCCTGTCGATCACTTGATGGGTGCTCCTTTGATTGCAGATTACTTTGAGCGTCGTGGCATGGTTGGTTCTGACTATGTGGTTGTCAGCCCAGACCATGGTGGGGTGACTCGTGCACGTAAATTGGCAGAGTTTTTGAAAACTCCAATTGCTATTATTGACAAACGTCGTAGCGTAGACAAGATGAATACCAGTGAAGTGATGAACATCATTGGTAAGGTAGAAGGCAAGACTTGTATCTTGATTGACGATATGATCGATACAGCTGGTACAATCTGTCATGCAGCAGATGCTCTTGCTGAAGCTGGTGCTGTCGAAGTTTACGCAAGCTGTACGCACCCAGTTCTTTCAGGGCCTGCTATGGATAATATCCAGAAATCAGCTATTAAAAAATTAGTTGTTTTGGATACTATCTACCTACCAGAAGAGCGATTGATTGATAAGATTGAGCAAATCTCTATTGCACATCTCTTGGCGGATGCTATCATCCGTATCCACGAAAAACGTCCTCTATCTCCATTATTTAGTATTGAGAAGAAAATCTAA
- a CDS encoding LPKTxAVK-anchored surface protein, with amino-acid sequence MKKVLLSSVVALTVFSAFQAVSADNGVVPADKQYKPAQPVKDPRHPENDNGYGAPSLVKGTVTVTVVDLSTGKPVEGATVDFNAGGKYSSSTTGANGVATLEGVEPGTDVAYRLNVPAGYAEDSFVGHVKAVAGNVPATFSIRPATLENNRPTIHPSKPAATTGDGSAQQAANNAGQAATQPEPGKPGATDQAKKADDAAKKAGVDAKSGQKALPKTHAAK; translated from the coding sequence ATGAAAAAAGTTTTATTATCATCAGTGGTAGCACTTACAGTATTTAGTGCTTTCCAAGCTGTTTCAGCTGACAACGGTGTAGTACCAGCTGATAAACAATACAAACCAGCTCAACCAGTGAAAGACCCACGCCATCCTGAAAATGACAATGGTTATGGTGCTCCATCACTTGTAAAAGGTACCGTTACTGTAACAGTTGTTGATCTTTCAACTGGTAAACCAGTAGAAGGTGCTACTGTAGACTTCAATGCTGGTGGCAAATACTCATCATCAACAACAGGTGCTAATGGTGTTGCTACATTGGAAGGTGTTGAACCAGGTACAGATGTTGCATATCGTTTGAATGTTCCAGCTGGATACGCAGAAGACTCATTCGTTGGTCATGTTAAAGCAGTTGCTGGTAATGTTCCTGCGACATTCTCAATTCGTCCAGCAACACTTGAAAACAACCGCCCTACAATTCATCCAAGTAAACCAGCTGCAACAACAGGTGATGGTTCAGCTCAACAAGCCGCTAACAATGCTGGTCAAGCAGCTACTCAACCAGAACCTGGTAAACCAGGTGCTACAGACCAAGCTAAAAAAGCAGACGACGCTGCTAAAAAAGCTGGTGTAGACGCTAAATCAGGTCAAAAAGCCCTTCCAAAAACACACGCTGCTAAATAA
- the srtB gene encoding class B sortase, LPKTxAVK-specific, with product MSRRSTRKKSPIGKIIASIVAVAIVALGGFFIYSSFLAPTADKQNDVKVTQEAPKQAYTASKEEKEYLANKFKGLLATNSEAIAYVYAPGTELDEPVVQTTDNATYLDKRFDGVIEPLMGAVFMDADNKKDFSDRLTWLFGHARGSKVQDHRMFNDVNYYSRQDYFDKHPYVVIETPERKYYYEAVAMIIVPEETAFYRTSFDDDKDFEKQLSIIYDTAEVKKPNVKVSAKDKYLVLSTCREEDDTIRANLYLRQIPDSEMSDFVKQHGEELKYKPTRE from the coding sequence ATGAGTAGACGTTCTACAAGAAAGAAATCACCTATTGGTAAAATAATTGCTTCTATTGTTGCAGTAGCTATCGTTGCTTTGGGAGGCTTTTTTATCTATAGTAGCTTCCTAGCTCCGACAGCAGATAAACAAAATGATGTTAAGGTTACCCAGGAAGCTCCAAAGCAAGCCTATACTGCGAGTAAAGAAGAAAAAGAATATCTCGCTAATAAATTTAAAGGCTTGCTTGCAACAAACTCTGAAGCAATCGCTTATGTATACGCTCCAGGAACAGAGTTAGATGAGCCGGTTGTTCAAACAACGGATAATGCGACTTATTTAGATAAGCGTTTTGATGGCGTTATCGAACCTCTAATGGGAGCAGTCTTTATGGACGCTGATAACAAGAAGGATTTTAGTGATCGCTTGACTTGGCTATTTGGTCACGCTCGTGGTAGTAAAGTTCAAGATCATCGTATGTTTAATGATGTGAACTATTACAGTCGGCAAGATTATTTTGATAAGCATCCCTATGTAGTCATTGAAACTCCAGAGAGAAAGTATTATTATGAAGCTGTTGCTATGATTATTGTTCCAGAAGAAACAGCTTTTTACCGTACTTCTTTTGATGATGACAAGGATTTCGAGAAACAGCTAAGTATTATTTATGATACTGCAGAGGTTAAGAAACCAAATGTTAAGGTATCAGCTAAGGATAAATATCTTGTTCTTTCTACTTGTCGTGAAGAGGATGACACGATTCGTGCAAATCTCTATCTGCGACAAATTCCTGATTCAGAGATGAGTGACTTTGTCAAACAACATGGTGAAGAACTTAAATATAAACCAACAAGAGAATAA
- a CDS encoding CoA-binding protein, translated as MTQEFINPSDGVIRQYLANSKTLAVVGLSDREETTSNRVIKEMQARGYKIIPVNPKAAGGEILGEKAYASLAEIPFPVDIVNVYRRSEFLPDVARDFLKADAKIFWAQLGLESREAEEILRAGGCDDIVMNRCIKREHTRLILEQ; from the coding sequence ATGACTCAAGAATTTATCAATCCAAGTGATGGCGTGATCCGTCAGTATCTAGCAAACAGTAAGACTCTAGCAGTAGTAGGCTTGTCTGATCGTGAAGAAACAACTAGCAATCGAGTGATCAAGGAAATGCAGGCTCGTGGCTATAAAATCATACCAGTAAACCCTAAGGCTGCAGGTGGGGAAATCTTGGGAGAAAAGGCTTATGCCAGTCTAGCTGAGATTCCTTTTCCTGTAGATATTGTCAATGTCTATCGTCGAAGTGAGTTTCTGCCTGATGTAGCGCGTGATTTTCTCAAGGCAGATGCTAAGATTTTCTGGGCGCAACTAGGACTTGAAAGTCGAGAAGCGGAAGAAATCTTGCGTGCTGGAGGTTGCGATGATATCGTGATGAATCGTTGTATTAAGAGAGAACATACACGCTTAATACTTGAACAATAA
- a CDS encoding YeiH family protein produces MSFLSKNWAGLLVCLIISIISWILGGFLPVVGAPVFAIFIGMILHPFLTSYKQLDAGLTYSSKKLLQYAVILLGFGLNISQVFAVGKSSLPVILSTISIALIIAYLFQRFFDLDTKLATLIGVGSSICGGSAIAATAPVIHAKEKEVAQAISVIFFFNVLAALIFPTLGSWLHLSNEGFALFAGTAVNDTSSVTATASAWDSLYQSNTLEAATIVKLTRTLAIIPITLFLSYWQSRQQGNNQGVKLKKIFPVFILYFILASLLTTVLTSFGVSNSFFSPLKQLSKFLIIMAMSAIGLKTNLIAMIKSSGKSILLGALCWIAIILTSLGMQTLIGIF; encoded by the coding sequence ATGTCATTTCTATCAAAAAATTGGGCTGGACTTTTGGTCTGTCTTATCATATCTATCATTTCTTGGATTTTAGGAGGCTTTCTTCCTGTTGTGGGAGCACCTGTCTTTGCCATCTTTATTGGCATGATTCTCCACCCATTTCTCACTTCCTATAAACAACTAGATGCTGGTTTGACTTACAGCTCCAAGAAATTGCTTCAGTATGCAGTTATCTTGCTTGGTTTTGGGCTCAATATCTCTCAAGTTTTTGCAGTAGGAAAATCTTCGCTCCCTGTCATTCTATCTACCATTTCTATAGCCTTGATTATAGCCTACCTTTTCCAGCGCTTTTTTGACCTAGATACAAAGCTAGCTACCTTGATCGGTGTTGGTTCCTCTATCTGTGGCGGTTCTGCCATTGCAGCGACTGCTCCTGTCATCCATGCCAAGGAAAAAGAAGTCGCACAAGCCATTTCTGTTATCTTTTTCTTCAATGTCTTGGCAGCTCTTATCTTCCCAACTCTAGGTTCTTGGCTCCATCTTTCCAACGAAGGTTTTGCTCTCTTTGCAGGAACTGCGGTCAATGATACTTCCTCTGTAACAGCCACTGCCAGCGCCTGGGATAGTCTTTACCAGTCCAATACTCTCGAAGCTGCCACCATTGTCAAATTGACCCGTACCCTAGCTATTATCCCTATCACTCTCTTCCTCTCTTACTGGCAAAGTCGTCAACAAGGAAACAACCAAGGGGTAAAACTAAAAAAAATCTTCCCTGTTTTCATTCTCTACTTCATCCTAGCTTCTCTGCTAACCACCGTCCTTACTTCCTTCGGTGTCAGCAATAGCTTCTTTTCACCTCTCAAACAACTCTCCAAATTCCTCATCATCATGGCTATGAGTGCTATTGGTCTCAAAACCAACCTCATTGCTATGATTAAGTCCAGCGGTAAATCCATTCTTCTTGGTGCCCTCTGCTGGATTGCCATCATCCTGACTAGCCTCGGGATGCAGACCCTTATCGGTATTTTCTAA
- a CDS encoding type II toxin-antitoxin system RelE/ParE family toxin, protein MAYKVIISDEVSQAIDSIHDYITTVLLSPQSAKNTVSKILDGLKSLEVFPEAGFDADEKIGIKINSKYPTRGKIIGQYVLLYFIDQKRNTVFLSHLFHTKSDYVTLLQNGTKKSSTD, encoded by the coding sequence ATGGCTTATAAAGTAATTATTTCTGATGAAGTGAGCCAAGCTATTGACAGTATTCATGATTACATCACTACTGTTCTTTTATCACCTCAGTCTGCTAAAAATACTGTGAGTAAAATTTTAGATGGCTTAAAAAGTTTAGAAGTCTTTCCTGAGGCTGGTTTTGACGCCGATGAAAAAATTGGTATAAAGATTAACAGTAAGTACCCTACACGAGGAAAAATTATCGGTCAGTATGTCTTACTCTACTTCATCGACCAAAAACGAAACACTGTTTTTTTATCTCACCTATTCCACACAAAAAGCGACTATGTCACTTTGCTACAAAATGGTACTAAAAAAAGCTCAACTGATTGA
- the relB gene encoding type II toxin-antitoxin system RelB/ParD family antitoxin: protein MTTSLVKQYNFKINELAMEQARAIIKEKGMTMTDAITLFIEQIVLEQDLPIKTAEDLHREQLIEELQAQSERALREYEAGKGTSLDSMRARYGL from the coding sequence ATGACTACATCACTTGTTAAGCAATATAATTTTAAAATCAATGAGTTAGCAATGGAACAAGCTAGAGCCATTATCAAGGAAAAAGGAATGACCATGACGGATGCTATCACTCTTTTTATAGAGCAGATTGTCCTCGAACAGGACTTGCCAATCAAGACTGCAGAAGATTTACACCGTGAACAATTGATTGAGGAATTACAAGCTCAATCCGAACGAGCCTTAAGAGAATATGAAGCAGGAAAAGGGACTTCCCTAGACAGTATGAGGGCACGCTATGGCTTATAA
- the mobC gene encoding plasmid mobilization relaxosome protein MobC, with translation MEKLCKEINRIGVNINQITKKVNEDNQASLNEFSQILELQKHLKDTVRQFIQKQENQTKVEDRWL, from the coding sequence ATTGAGAAGTTATGTAAGGAAATAAATCGGATAGGGGTCAATATAAATCAGATCACAAAAAAAGTAAACGAAGATAATCAGGCTAGTCTAAATGAATTTAGTCAGATTCTTGAATTGCAGAAACATTTGAAAGATACTGTCAGACAATTTATTCAAAAACAAGAAAATCAAACAAAGGTAGAGGACAGATGGTTGTAA
- a CDS encoding pyridoxal phosphate-dependent aminotransferase, whose amino-acid sequence MDLTKRFNKQLDKIQVSLIRQFDQAISEIPGVLRLTLGEPDFTTPDHVKEAAKRAIDQNQSYYTGMSGLLTLRQAASDFVREKYQLNYNPENEILVTIGATEALSATLTAILEEGDKVLLPAPAYPGYEPIVNLVGAEIVEIDTTENGFVLTPEMLEKAIIEQGDKLKAVILNYPANPTGITYSREQLEALADVLRKYEVFVVCDEVYSELTYTGENHVSLGTMLRDQAIIINGLSKSHAMTGWRLGFIFAPANFTAQLIKSHQYLVTAANTMAQHAAVEALTAGKNDAEPMKKEYIQRRDYIIDKMTDLGFEIIKPDGAFYIFAKIPAGYNQDSFAFLKDFAQKKAVAFIPGAAFGQYGEGYVRLSYAASMETIREAMKRLEEYMREA is encoded by the coding sequence ATGGACTTAACCAAGCGCTTTAATAAACAATTAGATAAGATTCAAGTTTCCTTGATTCGTCAGTTTGACCAGGCTATTTCAGAGATTCCTGGGGTTCTACGTCTGACATTGGGAGAGCCTGACTTCACAACTCCAGACCATGTCAAGGAGGCGGCCAAGCGCGCCATTGACCAAAATCAATCCTACTATACAGGGATGAGTGGTTTGTTGACCTTGCGCCAGGCAGCTAGTGATTTTGTAAGAGAAAAATACCAGCTAAACTATAATCCTGAAAATGAAATCTTGGTCACAATTGGTGCGACAGAGGCTCTATCAGCTACTTTGACAGCTATTTTAGAAGAGGGTGACAAGGTTCTCTTGCCAGCTCCTGCCTATCCTGGTTATGAACCAATTGTTAATCTAGTTGGTGCAGAGATTGTCGAGATTGATACGACTGAGAACGGTTTTGTCTTAACTCCTGAAATGCTAGAGAAAGCTATTATCGAGCAAGGTGATAAGCTCAAGGCAGTCATTCTCAACTATCCAGCTAACCCTACAGGAATTACTTATAGTCGCGAACAGTTGGAAGCCTTGGCAGACGTTTTACGTAAGTATGAGGTTTTCGTTGTCTGTGATGAGGTCTACTCAGAATTAACTTATACAGGGGAAAATCATGTATCACTAGGCACGATGCTGAGAGATCAGGCCATTATCATTAACGGTCTATCCAAATCCCATGCTATGACAGGTTGGCGTTTAGGTTTTATCTTTGCTCCAGCAAATTTCACAGCCCAGTTAATCAAGAGTCATCAGTACTTGGTAACTGCTGCAAACACCATGGCGCAACATGCTGCTGTGGAAGCATTGACAGCTGGTAAGAACGATGCAGAACCCATGAAGAAGGAATATATCCAACGTCGGGACTACATTATCGACAAGATGACTGACCTTGGCTTTGAGATTATCAAACCAGATGGGGCTTTTTATATCTTTGCTAAGATTCCAGCAGGCTATAATCAAGATTCCTTTGCTTTTCTGAAGGATTTTGCTCAGAAGAAGGCTGTTGCCTTTATCCCTGGTGCAGCTTTTGGTCAATATGGAGAAGGTTATGTGCGCTTGTCTTATGCGGCTAGTATGGAAACTATCAGAGAGGCTATGAAACGTCTTGAGGAGTACATGAGAGAAGCATGA
- the recO gene encoding DNA repair protein RecO — protein sequence MIQSITSQGLVLYNRNFREGDKLVKIFTEQVGKRMFFVKHAGQSKLAPVIQPLVLARFLLRINDDGLSYIEDYHEVMTFPKINSDLFVMAYATYVAALADASLQDNQQDAPLFAFLQRTLELMEEGLDYQVLTNIFEIQILTRFGISLNFNECIFCHRVGQAFDFSFKYGACLCPEHYHEDEKRCHLNPNIPYLLNQFQAINFETLETISLKSEIKQELRQFMDQIYEEYVGIHLKSKKFIDSLADWGQLLKEEDK from the coding sequence ATGATTCAGTCTATTACGAGTCAGGGGTTGGTGCTCTACAATCGTAATTTTCGTGAGGGTGACAAGCTAGTCAAGATTTTTACAGAGCAGGTCGGTAAGCGCATGTTTTTTGTCAAACATGCCGGTCAATCCAAACTGGCTCCAGTTATTCAACCTTTGGTGCTGGCTCGTTTTCTTTTACGAATCAATGATGATGGGCTTAGTTATATTGAAGACTACCATGAGGTGATGACCTTTCCAAAAATCAATAGTGATCTCTTTGTCATGGCCTATGCGACCTATGTGGCAGCTCTGGCAGATGCTAGTTTGCAGGACAATCAACAGGATGCTCCCTTGTTTGCTTTTTTACAAAGGACTTTAGAGTTGATGGAAGAGGGTCTGGATTATCAAGTTTTGACTAATATTTTTGAAATTCAGATTTTGACACGTTTTGGGATCAGTCTTAACTTTAATGAGTGTATTTTTTGCCATCGGGTGGGTCAGGCCTTTGATTTTTCTTTCAAATATGGCGCTTGCTTATGTCCTGAGCATTATCATGAGGATGAGAAACGTTGTCATCTGAATCCAAACATTCCCTATCTGCTCAATCAATTTCAAGCTATTAACTTTGAGACTTTAGAGACTATTTCTCTCAAGTCTGAAATCAAGCAAGAATTGCGTCAGTTCATGGATCAAATTTATGAAGAATACGTAGGAATTCACCTAAAATCAAAGAAATTTATTGATTCCCTAGCTGATTGGGGACAATTACTAAAAGAGGAAGACAAATGA
- the plsX gene encoding phosphate acyltransferase PlsX → MKKIAVDAMGGDNAPQAIVEGVNQALADFSDIEIQLYGDESKIKQYLTATERVSIIHTDEKIDSDDEPTKAIRKKKKASMVLAAKAVKDGEADAVLSAGNTGALLAAGFFIVGRIKNIDRPGLMSTLPTVDGRGFDMLDLGANAENTAHHLHQYAILGSFYAKNVRGIAKPRVGLLNNGTESSKGDPLRKETYDLLAADESLNFVGNVEARDLMEGVADVVVADGFTGNAVLKSIEGTAMGIMGLLKNAITGGGLRAKLGALLLKDSLKGLKKQLNYSDVGGAVLFGVKAPVVKTHGSSDAKAVYSTIRQIRTMLETDVVAQTAREFSGE, encoded by the coding sequence ATGAAAAAAATCGCAGTAGATGCAATGGGTGGCGATAACGCACCTCAAGCCATCGTTGAGGGTGTCAATCAAGCCCTTGCTGACTTTTCAGATATTGAGATTCAACTTTACGGAGATGAGAGCAAGATTAAGCAATATCTAACAGCTACAGAACGCGTCAGCATTATCCATACAGATGAAAAAATTGATTCGGATGATGAACCAACAAAAGCCATTCGTAAGAAGAAAAAAGCCAGTATGGTATTGGCTGCTAAGGCTGTCAAGGACGGTGAGGCTGATGCTGTGCTCTCTGCAGGAAATACAGGTGCTTTGCTAGCGGCAGGATTTTTCATCGTTGGCCGCATCAAGAATATCGATCGACCTGGGCTTATGTCAACCCTACCAACAGTGGATGGAAGAGGTTTTGATATGCTAGACCTCGGTGCCAATGCAGAAAACACAGCCCATCACCTTCATCAATATGCCATCCTAGGTTCTTTCTACGCTAAAAATGTTCGTGGAATTGCAAAACCACGAGTTGGTTTGCTTAATAACGGGACAGAGAGCAGCAAGGGAGATCCACTCCGCAAGGAAACTTATGACTTGCTAGCAGCTGATGAGAGTTTGAACTTTGTCGGTAATGTGGAAGCGCGTGATTTGATGGAGGGTGTTGCAGATGTTGTCGTGGCAGACGGTTTCACGGGAAACGCTGTGCTCAAATCCATTGAAGGTACAGCCATGGGAATCATGGGCTTACTTAAAAATGCTATTACAGGTGGTGGACTTCGAGCAAAACTTGGTGCTCTTCTTCTCAAGGATAGCCTTAAAGGTTTGAAAAAGCAGCTTAACTATTCAGATGTTGGGGGTGCAGTCTTGTTTGGTGTCAAGGCGCCTGTTGTCAAGACTCATGGTTCAAGTGATGCCAAGGCTGTGTACAGTACGATTCGTCAGATTCGTACCATGCTAGAAACAGACGTAGTTGCTCAAACTGCGCGTGAATTTTCAGGAGAATAA
- a CDS encoding acyl carrier protein, with product MTEKEIFDRVVAIIQERQGDDFVVTEALSLKDDLDADSVDLMEFVLTIEDEFGIEISDEEIDHLQSVADVLKAIKDKI from the coding sequence ATGACAGAAAAAGAAATTTTTGATCGTGTCGTGGCCATTATCCAAGAACGTCAAGGGGATGACTTTGTAGTCACAGAGGCCTTGAGTTTGAAGGATGATTTGGATGCTGATTCGGTAGATTTGATGGAATTCGTACTAACCATTGAGGATGAATTTGGAATTGAAATCAGCGATGAAGAAATTGACCATCTTCAAAGTGTGGCAGATGTATTGAAAGCCATTAAAGATAAAATCTAA
- a CDS encoding class IIb bacteriocin, lactobin A/cerein 7B family has protein sequence MTNFDKMEQNFVALTEEELMEVDGGAVSAVVVGGLLLIGGIAWGYFM, from the coding sequence ATGACAAACTTTGACAAAATGGAACAGAACTTTGTAGCTCTTACGGAAGAAGAGCTGATGGAAGTGGATGGGGGAGCAGTTTCCGCTGTAGTTGTAGGAGGTCTCTTACTAATTGGTGGTATTGCTTGGGGCTATTTTATGTAA
- a CDS encoding class IIb bacteriocin, lactobin A/cerein 7B family gives MNLNKWTELTEEELMNTEGGSITIAMVGAGVAIFLGGRLIGQDLKRKFG, from the coding sequence ATGAATTTAAATAAATGGACAGAATTGACAGAAGAAGAATTGATGAATACAGAAGGTGGATCAATTACCATAGCCATGGTTGGTGCAGGAGTAGCAATTTTCCTTGGTGGTCGATTAATTGGTCAAGATTTAAAACGTAAATTTGGATAA